A region from the Haloarcula limicola genome encodes:
- a CDS encoding protein-L-isoaspartate(D-aspartate) O-methyltransferase translates to MTGWDRDRTALVERLREEYGLDERVCSAVAAVPRHRFVPERVRDGAYDDRPLPIGQDQTISAPHMVALMADRLSLEAGDRVLEVGTGCGYHAAVTAELVGPENVYSVEYHDQLAKEARETLAATGYGDVSVRAGDGKRGWPDHAPYDRAYLTCAAGEFPDAVVEQVRPGGVLLAPIGTGRRQTLVSARRRADGSLERESHGAVRFVPLQ, encoded by the coding sequence ATGACTGGCTGGGACCGCGACCGGACGGCGCTGGTCGAACGCCTCCGCGAGGAGTACGGCCTCGACGAACGCGTCTGCTCGGCGGTCGCCGCCGTCCCGCGACATCGGTTCGTCCCCGAGCGCGTCAGAGACGGCGCATACGACGACCGCCCGCTCCCCATCGGGCAGGACCAGACCATCTCGGCCCCGCACATGGTCGCGCTCATGGCCGACCGGCTCTCGCTGGAAGCGGGCGACCGCGTCCTCGAAGTCGGGACCGGCTGTGGCTACCACGCCGCCGTCACCGCCGAACTGGTCGGCCCCGAGAACGTCTACAGCGTCGAGTATCACGACCAACTCGCCAAGGAAGCCCGCGAGACGCTCGCCGCGACAGGCTACGGCGACGTCTCGGTCCGCGCCGGCGACGGCAAACGGGGATGGCCCGACCACGCGCCCTACGACCGCGCGTACCTGACGTGTGCCGCCGGGGAGTTCCCCGACGCCGTCGTCGAGCAAGTCCGACCCGGCGGCGTGCTACTGGCTCCCATCGGGACCGGCCGGCGACAGACGCTCGTCAGCGCACGCCGCCGAGCCGACGGCTCGCTCGAACGCGAGAGCCACGGCGCGGTGCGGTTCGTCCCGCTGCAGTGA
- a CDS encoding NUDIX domain-containing protein has product MDERGVVTAFLRDDGEVLLFRRSDEVGSYTGCWGGVSGYVADDEGNDRPPEAAVRAEIREEAGLEESVALVRSGEPFPVEDEERGTRWQVHPFLFDCDSCAVTPNEEVAETAWVHPPEILRREMVPRLWTAYDRVRPRVATVRDDHSHGSAWLSLRALEVLRDEAALAGDGRRDELEASERSGDDWIALAELARTLRDARPSMVVVGNRVDRAMSEASEERTPEAIEMAAREGLDRAVAADREAAKRAAERLPDRVATLSRSGTVTAAVEEATPDAVLVAESRPGREGVAVAESLTDTADVTLTTDAALAFELAEWDAEALLVGTDRVLPDGRVVNKVGTRAAALGANAAGIDCLVVAASDKVAPTADYDLEPRDATEVYDGEADLSVSNPTFDVTPADAVDRVVTERGALDADAVRSVAAVHRKRSEWADE; this is encoded by the coding sequence ATGGACGAACGCGGCGTCGTCACCGCCTTCCTCCGCGACGACGGCGAGGTGCTCCTGTTTCGCCGGAGCGACGAAGTCGGTTCCTACACCGGGTGCTGGGGCGGCGTCTCGGGGTACGTGGCCGACGACGAGGGAAACGACCGGCCGCCGGAGGCTGCCGTCCGCGCCGAGATACGCGAGGAAGCGGGTCTGGAGGAGTCGGTCGCGCTCGTCCGGTCGGGCGAGCCGTTTCCGGTCGAAGACGAGGAGCGCGGAACCCGGTGGCAGGTCCATCCGTTCCTCTTCGATTGCGACTCGTGCGCGGTGACGCCGAACGAGGAGGTCGCCGAGACGGCGTGGGTCCACCCGCCCGAGATACTGCGCCGCGAGATGGTGCCGCGTCTGTGGACGGCATACGATCGGGTTCGCCCCCGCGTGGCGACGGTTCGAGACGACCACAGCCACGGATCGGCGTGGCTCTCGCTGCGGGCGCTGGAGGTGCTGCGCGACGAGGCGGCGCTCGCCGGAGACGGCCGACGCGACGAACTGGAGGCGAGCGAACGGAGCGGCGACGACTGGATCGCCCTCGCTGAACTGGCGCGGACGCTGCGCGACGCCCGGCCGTCGATGGTGGTCGTCGGGAACCGCGTCGACCGGGCGATGTCCGAGGCGAGCGAGGAACGGACGCCGGAGGCGATCGAGATGGCGGCCCGCGAGGGGCTCGACCGCGCCGTCGCCGCCGACCGCGAGGCCGCCAAGCGCGCCGCCGAACGGCTGCCCGACCGGGTGGCGACGCTCTCGCGGTCGGGGACGGTCACCGCGGCCGTCGAGGAAGCGACTCCCGACGCTGTGTTGGTCGCCGAGTCCCGGCCCGGCCGCGAGGGGGTCGCTGTCGCCGAGTCGCTGACCGACACTGCCGACGTGACGCTGACGACGGACGCCGCCCTCGCCTTCGAACTCGCCGAGTGGGACGCCGAGGCCCTACTCGTGGGAACCGACCGCGTTCTGCCGGACGGCCGCGTCGTGAACAAGGTCGGCACCCGTGCGGCGGCGCTCGGTGCGAACGCGGCGGGTATCGACTGTCTCGTCGTCGCGGCGAGCGACAAGGTCGCGCCGACCGCCGACTACGACCTCGAACCCCGCGACGCGACCGAGGTGTACGACGGCGAGGCGGACCTCTCGGTGTCGAACCCGACTTTCGACGTGACGCCCGCCGACGCGGTCGACCGCGTCGTGACTGAACGGGGGGCGCTCGACGCCGACGCCGTCCGCTCCGTGGCCGCCGTCCACCGAAAACGGAGCGAGTGGGCCGACGAGTGA
- a CDS encoding CrcB family protein, with protein sequence MAGSHALSRVEPLLLVAVGGFAGAVLRRSVALAAPGIAALDGAVVGTLVVNVAGSFALGVLLYEAHLANALSAETRLVLGTGFLSSFTTYSTFAVQTSGLPPALAVTNVAANYALAFAGVVLGRLVARWLS encoded by the coding sequence ATGGCCGGATCACACGCCCTCTCGCGGGTCGAACCCCTGCTGCTCGTCGCTGTGGGTGGGTTCGCCGGCGCGGTACTCCGCCGTTCGGTCGCGCTCGCAGCCCCCGGAATAGCGGCTCTGGATGGGGCCGTCGTCGGAACGCTCGTCGTCAACGTCGCCGGGAGCTTCGCGCTCGGCGTCTTACTGTACGAGGCTCATCTGGCGAACGCGCTCTCCGCCGAGACCCGGCTGGTACTCGGGACCGGCTTCCTCTCCTCGTTTACGACCTACAGCACCTTCGCGGTCCAGACGAGCGGGCTCCCCCCGGCGCTGGCCGTGACCAACGTCGCCGCCAACTACGCGCTCGCCTTCGCCGGCGTCGTCCTGGGTCGTCTCGTCGCGAGGTGGCTATCGTGA
- a CDS encoding ATP-binding protein has translation MVVIGRERTTGPTAHLGHYRARDGSRGARVELDLDAPHAGVVVGKRGSGKTYTLGVLAEGLAAASGVAPVVADPMGAFAPLADAAADATVVRPRVRANALDPRAWCALLGLDPERGPGTLVWRAATETTTLTGMAEWVEGADAPAETRRAAANHLAMARSWDVFAADGIATDGLCDGGVTVLDLAGVDPAPANAVVAAVGGALYDARIENETGRLPWLLVDEAHAFTDGVAERALRRLLTRGRHPGVSCWLATQRPGALPAVALSQADLLIAHRLTSEADVGALTDARPTYLAGNLGERLPVATGEALVVDDVTESTHHVQVRERRTPHGGDSPSASAAGEP, from the coding sequence ATGGTCGTCATCGGACGCGAGCGGACGACGGGACCGACGGCACACCTCGGCCACTATCGGGCGCGGGACGGGAGCCGCGGCGCGCGCGTCGAACTGGACCTCGACGCGCCCCACGCCGGCGTCGTCGTCGGCAAGCGCGGGTCGGGCAAGACGTACACGCTGGGCGTCCTCGCGGAGGGTCTCGCCGCCGCATCCGGCGTCGCACCGGTCGTCGCCGATCCGATGGGTGCGTTCGCGCCGCTGGCCGACGCCGCCGCCGACGCGACCGTCGTGCGCCCGCGCGTCCGAGCGAACGCGCTCGACCCGCGAGCGTGGTGTGCGCTGCTCGGTCTCGACCCCGAGCGCGGCCCCGGGACGCTCGTCTGGCGGGCGGCGACGGAAACGACGACGCTGACGGGGATGGCGGAGTGGGTCGAGGGCGCGGACGCTCCCGCGGAGACGCGCCGGGCGGCGGCAAACCACCTCGCGATGGCGCGCTCGTGGGACGTATTCGCCGCCGATGGAATAGCTACTGACGGACTCTGTGACGGCGGCGTCACCGTGCTCGACCTCGCGGGCGTCGACCCCGCGCCCGCGAACGCCGTGGTCGCCGCCGTCGGCGGCGCGCTCTACGATGCCCGAATCGAGAACGAGACGGGACGGCTCCCGTGGCTGCTGGTCGACGAGGCCCACGCGTTCACCGACGGCGTCGCCGAGCGAGCGCTTCGCCGGCTGTTGACTCGGGGCCGGCACCCGGGCGTCAGTTGCTGGCTGGCGACCCAGCGGCCCGGCGCGCTCCCCGCCGTCGCCCTCTCGCAGGCCGATCTGCTGATCGCCCATCGCCTGACGAGCGAGGCGGACGTCGGCGCGCTGACGGACGCTCGACCGACGTATCTGGCGGGGAACCTCGGCGAGCGATTGCCCGTGGCGACCGGTGAAGCGCTGGTCGTCGACGACGTGACCGAATCGACGCATCACGTGCAGGTACGCGAGCGACGGACGCCCCACGGGGGTGACAGTCCGAGCGCCTCGGCCGCCGGCGAGCCGTGA
- a CDS encoding DUF7382 domain-containing protein, translating to MRDSLWSDERAIEGLPIRLVIALVVGVACLSVMMSTISGIETLQVTEVDVQPHPEVTTPGSTDVTVTVVDPEGAPVAGATVVAKSGTATLSTVGTAETGAGGNATLSLSPSLGANQQQGTVVFDVKPPASSSYRDSRSNTELLVVRES from the coding sequence ATGCGTGACTCACTGTGGTCGGACGAACGGGCCATCGAAGGACTCCCGATACGACTCGTCATCGCGCTGGTCGTCGGCGTCGCCTGCCTGAGCGTGATGATGAGTACCATCTCGGGGATCGAGACGCTGCAAGTGACCGAAGTCGACGTCCAGCCCCATCCGGAGGTGACGACGCCCGGGTCGACGGACGTGACCGTCACCGTCGTCGATCCGGAGGGCGCACCGGTCGCCGGCGCGACAGTCGTCGCAAAGAGCGGGACCGCTACGCTCTCGACCGTCGGGACGGCAGAGACGGGAGCGGGGGGCAACGCCACCCTCTCGCTGTCGCCGTCGCTGGGCGCGAACCAGCAACAGGGAACCGTCGTCTTCGACGTGAAACCACCCGCCAGCAGCAGCTATCGGGACAGTCGGTCGAACACGGAGTTACTCGTAGTCAGGGAGAGCTAG
- a CDS encoding cyclase family protein encodes MPYADLSQPIRSGMPVFPDDPPASVEPHATHAEDGYRVAALSCGTHTGTHVDAPSHTEAEGRDVDEFPVSRFVRDAVRVDLRGRDPRARVRPADLPTVDAEAVVLHTGWDAHWGEEHYFDHPFLTPAAARHCVEHGYDVAIDALNVDPTPTDRAGEDEPSGFQAHHELLEADRLIVENLTNLAGLPERFELLAVPLKIADGDGAPVRAMARYE; translated from the coding sequence ATGCCCTACGCCGACCTCTCGCAGCCGATCCGCTCGGGGATGCCGGTGTTCCCGGACGATCCGCCCGCCTCGGTCGAACCGCACGCGACCCACGCCGAGGACGGTTACCGGGTCGCCGCGCTCTCCTGTGGGACCCACACCGGAACGCACGTCGACGCGCCGAGCCACACGGAAGCCGAGGGACGCGACGTGGACGAGTTTCCCGTCTCGCGGTTCGTCCGCGACGCGGTTCGGGTGGACCTGCGGGGCCGGGACCCCCGCGCTCGCGTCCGCCCGGCGGACCTGCCGACGGTCGACGCTGAAGCGGTGGTACTTCACACCGGCTGGGACGCCCATTGGGGTGAGGAGCACTACTTCGACCACCCGTTTCTGACGCCTGCCGCCGCTCGACACTGCGTCGAGCACGGCTACGACGTAGCGATCGACGCCCTCAACGTCGATCCGACGCCGACCGACAGGGCAGGTGAGGACGAACCCTCGGGGTTTCAGGCCCACCACGAACTGCTGGAGGCCGACCGCCTCATCGTCGAGAACCTGACGAATCTCGCGGGGCTTCCCGAGCGGTTCGAACTGCTCGCCGTTCCCCTCAAAATCGCCGACGGCGACGGCGCGCCGGTGCGGGCGATGGCCCGCTACGAGTGA
- a CDS encoding MBL fold metallo-hydrolase yields MTVRHEGLTVDWLGYATLRIAGGDSVVYTDPGRYGILTGEWEPHEDDVGHPPATDYRAEDADVVCVTHVHHYDPDGIERVANEETTIVAFEGIDGRDVERDLPPIVDLPYEVRQVGAKEQITVGDVPIWTTPAHNEPDGPHTLPDGTPYHPEGFGCGFMVKVDGTRVYYPGDSDVLPGHRTLDTSLFCPPIGPRATMDRREAAALAATIEPRLVLPVHYNTFSNLEADSREFAADVAEAGVPVVLDEK; encoded by the coding sequence ATGACCGTTCGCCACGAGGGACTGACCGTCGATTGGCTCGGGTACGCCACGCTCCGCATCGCCGGCGGCGACAGCGTGGTCTACACCGATCCGGGTCGCTACGGTATCCTGACCGGCGAGTGGGAACCCCACGAGGACGACGTCGGCCATCCGCCGGCGACCGACTACCGGGCGGAGGACGCCGACGTCGTCTGTGTCACCCACGTCCACCACTACGACCCCGACGGCATCGAACGGGTGGCGAACGAGGAGACGACGATAGTCGCCTTCGAAGGTATCGACGGCCGGGACGTGGAACGGGACCTCCCACCCATTGTAGACCTCCCCTACGAAGTCCGGCAGGTGGGCGCGAAAGAGCAGATTACCGTCGGCGACGTTCCCATCTGGACGACGCCCGCACACAACGAACCGGACGGCCCGCACACGCTCCCGGACGGCACGCCGTACCACCCCGAGGGATTCGGCTGCGGGTTCATGGTCAAAGTGGACGGGACCCGCGTCTACTATCCCGGCGACTCCGACGTGCTGCCGGGTCACCGGACGCTCGATACCTCGCTGTTCTGCCCGCCGATCGGTCCGCGGGCGACGATGGACCGCCGCGAGGCCGCGGCGCTCGCGGCGACCATCGAACCGCGATTGGTCCTCCCGGTCCACTACAACACGTTCTCGAACCTCGAAGCCGACTCCCGCGAGTTCGCCGCCGACGTGGCCGAGGCGGGCGTGCCGGTCGTGCTGGACGAGAAGTAG
- a CDS encoding phosphate signaling complex PhoU family protein, producing the protein METRKIQQVGGGTYTVSLPKEWAETADIEPGSVVDLHTHIDGVLVVQAQERDAETTGHVALSVPHAGPACIERALRAAYAAGVEALTFEAPDGFDDDRRRAVEQVARTLSGVTVTESTATTVTVRTLLDASEVSIQQSVRQLRFVALSMHRDATAALTDPAVAAGDADRDDRADRLYAMIDRYFQRALVRLDEVDALGLTRSELFVCWTTARELERVADHAERIAATAEAMDVEAVDDETAEEVASLAETARGIVEDAVRAAVGDADVTAARAALHARDALRDDVEALDRRLFESEAAAYRLTRVLDSVARTAEHGGNVAELALRTAIRTGELGAPSAEDALDGPLAE; encoded by the coding sequence ATGGAAACACGCAAGATACAGCAGGTCGGCGGCGGGACCTACACCGTCTCGCTCCCCAAAGAGTGGGCCGAGACGGCCGACATCGAGCCCGGATCCGTCGTCGACCTCCACACCCACATCGACGGCGTCCTCGTCGTCCAGGCACAGGAACGGGACGCGGAGACGACCGGTCACGTCGCGCTCTCGGTGCCACACGCCGGTCCGGCGTGTATCGAGCGCGCCCTCCGCGCGGCCTACGCCGCGGGGGTCGAAGCGCTCACGTTCGAAGCCCCCGACGGGTTCGACGACGACCGGCGCCGCGCGGTCGAACAGGTCGCGCGGACCCTCTCCGGCGTCACCGTCACCGAGTCGACGGCGACGACGGTGACGGTCCGGACCCTCCTCGACGCCTCGGAGGTGTCGATACAGCAGTCGGTCCGACAACTCCGGTTCGTCGCGCTGTCGATGCACCGAGACGCGACGGCGGCCCTGACCGATCCGGCGGTCGCGGCGGGGGACGCCGACCGGGACGACCGGGCCGACCGCCTCTACGCGATGATAGACCGCTACTTCCAGCGCGCGCTCGTCCGACTCGATGAGGTGGACGCGCTGGGTCTCACTCGTTCGGAGTTGTTCGTCTGCTGGACGACCGCCCGCGAGTTGGAACGCGTCGCCGACCACGCCGAACGCATCGCCGCCACCGCCGAGGCCATGGACGTCGAGGCCGTCGACGACGAGACGGCCGAAGAGGTGGCGTCGCTCGCCGAGACGGCTCGCGGGATCGTCGAAGACGCCGTCCGCGCCGCCGTCGGTGACGCCGACGTGACCGCGGCCCGAGCAGCGCTCCACGCTCGTGACGCCCTCCGAGACGACGTGGAGGCGCTCGACCGCCGCCTGTTCGAATCCGAAGCGGCGGCGTATCGCCTGACGCGCGTCCTCGACAGCGTCGCTCGGACCGCCGAACACGGCGGCAACGTCGCCGAACTCGCCCTCCGGACCGCGATTCGAACGGGCGAACTCGGCGCGCCCTCGGCCGAGGACGCCCTCGACGGACCGCTCGCGGAGTAG
- a CDS encoding protein-L-isoaspartate O-methyltransferase family protein — MDPAVLRGDMVDSLQHESKGVVRSTWLSAAMRSVPREAFVGEEQAYSDRPFERLGTRVLSPSTAARLLEALDPDADDDVLVVGAGVGYTAAVLAERVGEANVQAIDITRRLVVDARTNLAEAGYEGVLVDRRDGAEGLPEYAPYDRILLEAAAVRPPRALLSQLAEDGRLVMPLGTNEQTLATVDPDGETQRLGSVAFQPMLVEGEQADTIERNRTRREDREHARRNAQSRTGWEQNWIDWDG, encoded by the coding sequence ATGGACCCGGCGGTACTGCGCGGCGACATGGTCGACAGCCTGCAACACGAGAGCAAGGGGGTCGTCCGGAGCACGTGGCTGTCGGCGGCGATGCGGTCGGTCCCGAGAGAGGCGTTCGTCGGCGAGGAACAGGCCTACTCCGACCGCCCCTTCGAGCGACTTGGCACCCGCGTCCTCTCGCCCAGCACCGCCGCTCGCCTACTGGAGGCGCTCGACCCCGACGCCGACGACGACGTGCTGGTCGTCGGGGCCGGCGTCGGCTACACCGCCGCCGTGCTCGCCGAGCGCGTCGGCGAAGCCAACGTCCAGGCCATCGACATCACCCGACGCCTCGTCGTCGACGCCCGGACGAACCTCGCGGAGGCGGGCTACGAGGGCGTCCTCGTCGACCGCCGGGACGGAGCCGAGGGCCTGCCCGAGTACGCGCCCTACGACCGAATCCTGCTGGAGGCCGCCGCCGTCAGACCGCCGCGGGCGCTCCTCTCGCAACTGGCAGAGGACGGTCGCCTCGTGATGCCGCTTGGCACCAACGAGCAGACGCTGGCGACCGTCGATCCCGACGGTGAGACCCAGCGCCTCGGCAGCGTCGCCTTCCAGCCGATGCTGGTCGAGGGCGAGCAGGCCGACACCATCGAGCGCAACCGGACCCGCCGCGAGGACCGCGAACACGCCCGGCGGAACGCCCAGTCCCGCACCGGGTGGGAGCAGAACTGGATCGACTGGGACGGCTAG
- a CDS encoding HVO_0476 family zinc finger protein: MTDVTSGERVALPCPACSPDLETVHEVLKPGGQVTVRCTDCDHVHKEQLPDDDTVQRDVVVSQDGESFTAQVDVPDDEDLAVGEEFLLETEEAVMTVRITSLETDQGRTEETPVDDVETIWSRAVGNVAVNVTMHPKDGRHDETESFKLQVPGDYDFVVGETEQFGDEEFTVEGIHVRDDAHGYDHEKMDFEGDSAVAKDINRLYVRDESSTAWSAW; the protein is encoded by the coding sequence ATGACCGACGTCACGTCCGGGGAGCGCGTCGCGCTCCCCTGTCCGGCCTGTTCGCCGGACTTGGAGACCGTCCACGAGGTGCTCAAACCCGGTGGACAGGTCACCGTCCGCTGTACCGACTGCGACCACGTCCACAAGGAACAGTTACCGGACGACGACACCGTCCAGCGCGACGTCGTCGTCTCGCAGGACGGCGAATCGTTCACCGCGCAGGTCGACGTCCCCGACGACGAGGACCTCGCCGTCGGCGAGGAGTTCCTCTTAGAGACCGAGGAGGCCGTCATGACGGTCCGAATTACCAGTCTGGAGACCGATCAAGGCCGCACCGAGGAGACCCCCGTCGACGACGTCGAGACGATCTGGTCCCGGGCCGTCGGGAACGTCGCCGTCAACGTCACGATGCACCCGAAGGACGGCCGCCACGATGAGACCGAGAGCTTCAAACTGCAGGTGCCGGGCGACTACGACTTCGTCGTCGGCGAGACCGAGCAGTTCGGCGACGAGGAGTTCACGGTCGAGGGGATCCACGTCCGCGACGACGCCCACGGCTACGACCACGAGAAGATGGACTTCGAGGGGGACAGCGCCGTGGCGAAGGACATCAACCGGCTGTACGTCCGCGACGAGTCCTCGACGGCGTGGTCGGCCTGGTAG
- a CDS encoding fluoride efflux transporter FluC, whose translation MNPLLLVGFGGMAGALGRHLVGARLERNRADTLVVNVCGSVLLGALVVVPITDSVALALGTGFCGAFTTFSSFAFETVRLAELGHEREAVLYAGGTLAVALAGVAVGGFVGAAL comes from the coding sequence GTGAATCCGCTGTTGCTCGTCGGGTTCGGCGGGATGGCCGGCGCGCTGGGTCGTCACCTCGTCGGGGCGCGCCTCGAACGGAACCGGGCGGACACGCTGGTCGTCAACGTCTGCGGGAGCGTGCTGCTCGGGGCGCTCGTCGTCGTGCCGATCACCGATTCGGTCGCTCTCGCCCTCGGAACCGGTTTCTGCGGCGCGTTCACGACGTTCTCGTCGTTCGCCTTCGAGACCGTTCGGCTGGCCGAACTCGGCCACGAGCGGGAGGCGGTGCTGTACGCGGGCGGGACGCTGGCCGTCGCGCTCGCGGGCGTCGCCGTCGGCGGATTCGTCGGCGCGGCGCTGTAG
- a CDS encoding aminotransferase class V-fold PLP-dependent enzyme, translated as MDPTELRASIPALDRCTYFNTGASGPSPRNVVGAATDFLERHAFEAPAGDGPYEVAFDALAAAREVVGGHLGARPEDVAFTRSTADGVNLVAGAIDWQPGDVVVRTDLEHPAGTLPWDRLADTHDVEVRVVETDGGRLDVEDVKAAVDEDVRLVFLSSLTWSHGTRLPVSEVVEVAHDAGAQVLVDAVQSVGQHPVDVTDWGADFVATAGHKWLLGVWGAGMLYVDPDAHDRLRQTRIGYRSVEDPSAEAYAYHGGARRFEVGTTSPAPYVALAEAIETIEGIGLDTVEDRVERLTGRLKDGLGDRLLSPRGYESGLVTFAADDPEATAERLAREGIVVRHIPYPEAVRASVHAFNTEDDVDELLDAL; from the coding sequence ATGGACCCGACGGAGCTCCGCGCGTCGATTCCCGCGCTGGACCGATGTACGTACTTCAACACGGGCGCGAGCGGCCCGAGCCCCCGCAACGTGGTCGGCGCGGCGACCGACTTCCTGGAGCGACACGCCTTCGAGGCCCCGGCCGGCGACGGTCCCTACGAGGTCGCGTTCGACGCGCTCGCCGCCGCCCGCGAGGTGGTCGGCGGTCACCTCGGTGCCCGGCCCGAAGACGTAGCGTTCACCCGGAGCACGGCAGACGGCGTCAACCTCGTCGCGGGGGCCATCGACTGGCAGCCCGGCGACGTGGTCGTCCGCACCGACTTAGAACACCCCGCCGGGACCCTCCCGTGGGACCGCCTCGCCGACACGCACGACGTGGAGGTCCGCGTCGTCGAGACCGACGGCGGACGACTCGACGTCGAGGACGTGAAAGCCGCCGTCGACGAAGACGTTCGCCTGGTCTTCCTCAGTTCGCTGACGTGGAGCCACGGCACGCGACTGCCCGTCTCCGAGGTGGTCGAGGTCGCCCACGACGCGGGGGCACAGGTGCTCGTCGACGCCGTCCAGTCGGTCGGCCAGCACCCCGTCGACGTGACCGACTGGGGTGCGGACTTCGTGGCGACGGCGGGCCACAAGTGGTTGCTCGGCGTCTGGGGCGCGGGGATGCTGTACGTCGACCCGGACGCTCACGACCGCCTCCGACAGACCCGCATCGGCTATCGGAGCGTCGAGGACCCGAGCGCCGAGGCGTACGCCTACCACGGGGGCGCGCGGCGGTTCGAGGTCGGGACCACGTCGCCGGCTCCCTACGTCGCCCTCGCGGAGGCGATCGAGACCATCGAGGGAATCGGTCTCGACACCGTCGAGGATCGGGTCGAACGCCTGACTGGTCGCCTGAAAGACGGTCTGGGCGACCGACTGCTGAGTCCCCGCGGCTACGAGTCCGGACTGGTCACGTTCGCCGCCGACGACCCCGAGGCGACCGCCGAGCGACTCGCGCGGGAGGGGATCGTCGTCCGACACATCCCCTATCCCGAGGCCGTCCGGGCGTCGGTCCACGCGTTCAACACCGAGGACGACGTGGACGAACTGCTCGACGCGCTGTAG
- the pstB gene encoding phosphate ABC transporter ATP-binding protein PstB: MSNAINDADMETGTDQQTTTTAGESEERVREEWTDYSFAGEPKLSVENLNVWYGDDHALKDVSMDIPENSVTALIGPSGCGKSTYLRCLNRMNDRIKAARIEGSVELDGTEIYDPNANLVELRKRIGMVFQSPNPFPKSIRENISYGPRKHGDIDKGLLARLFGRDDTEKEAELVERSLRQAALWDEVSDRLDDNALGLSGGQQQRLCIARCLAVDPEVILMDEPASALDPIATSKIEDLVEELSKEYTVVIVTHNMQQAARISDQTAVFLTGGELVEFDDTDKIFENPESQRVEDYITGKFG; encoded by the coding sequence ATGAGTAACGCAATCAACGACGCGGACATGGAGACGGGTACAGACCAGCAGACGACCACCACGGCGGGCGAGAGCGAAGAGCGCGTCCGCGAGGAGTGGACCGACTACTCCTTCGCGGGCGAGCCGAAGCTCTCCGTCGAGAACCTGAACGTCTGGTACGGCGACGACCACGCCCTGAAGGACGTCTCGATGGACATCCCCGAGAACTCCGTGACGGCGCTCATCGGTCCCTCGGGCTGTGGGAAGTCGACGTACCTGCGCTGTCTCAACCGGATGAACGACCGCATCAAGGCCGCGCGCATCGAGGGGTCGGTCGAACTCGACGGGACCGAGATCTACGACCCCAACGCCAACCTCGTCGAACTCCGCAAGCGCATCGGGATGGTGTTCCAGTCGCCAAACCCGTTCCCGAAGTCCATCCGCGAGAACATCTCCTACGGGCCGCGAAAGCACGGCGACATCGACAAGGGGCTGCTCGCGCGCTTGTTCGGCCGCGACGACACCGAGAAGGAGGCCGAACTCGTCGAGCGCTCGCTCAGACAGGCGGCGCTGTGGGACGAGGTCAGCGACCGACTGGACGACAACGCGCTGGGACTCTCCGGCGGGCAACAGCAGCGGCTCTGTATCGCCCGCTGTCTGGCCGTCGACCCGGAGGTCATCCTGATGGACGAACCGGCCTCGGCGCTGGACCCCATCGCCACCTCGAAGATCGAGGACCTAGTCGAGGAACTCTCGAAGGAGTACACCGTCGTCATCGTCACGCACAACATGCAGCAGGCGGCCCGCATCTCCGACCAGACCGCCGTCTTCCTCACCGGCGGGGAGCTGGTCGAGTTCGACGACACCGACAAGATCTTCGAGAACCCCGAGAGCCAGCGCGTCGAGGACTACATCACCGGCAAGTTCGGCTGA
- a CDS encoding DUF302 domain-containing protein: MANYTVRYRVDGEFDDTVAAVEDELAEEGFGVLCDIDVQATLKKKLDEEFRQYRILGACNPSLAHEALQEELELGALLPCNVIVYERDDGDVGVSAVDPQVMLSVADNDALDSIAEDVGERLTRVLEALPNAEPAED, encoded by the coding sequence ATGGCAAACTACACGGTGCGCTACCGCGTGGACGGCGAGTTCGACGACACCGTCGCCGCGGTCGAAGACGAACTCGCCGAGGAGGGGTTCGGCGTCCTCTGTGACATCGACGTGCAGGCGACGCTGAAGAAGAAGCTCGACGAGGAGTTTCGACAGTATCGGATCCTCGGCGCGTGTAACCCGTCGTTGGCTCACGAGGCCTTGCAGGAGGAACTGGAACTCGGTGCGCTGTTGCCCTGTAACGTCATCGTCTACGAGCGCGACGACGGCGACGTCGGCGTGAGCGCGGTCGACCCGCAGGTGATGCTCTCGGTCGCCGACAACGACGCGCTCGACTCGATCGCCGAGGACGTCGGCGAGCGACTCACCCGCGTACTGGAGGCGCTGCCGAACGCGGAACCGGCCGAGGACTGA